The genomic window atttttaaagcaacagTTTGTTCAGAAAAGCttgaaaatcttgaaaaaaaaaatcttacaaatATTGAAAGACCTCCCCGGCAGTCCAGGAACTTGGGCAGATTTCCCCTCTAGCAATTAGCCTCTACACTTTCCTTTAACAGCCATTTCTTTCACAGGTTCTGCTCAGATGCATCTGTGAAAACGTTTTTCCCCAGTTTGaatgcactttttaaaaaactgggTGGCAGAAAGGATTAGGGTATCAGGTCAGGTTGGGGCTGATCCAAGCtgcagtgggatttttttagttttaacaTGAAGGAATTGAAAGCTTAGAGAGCTTCATGCTCAGAGCTGTTCTCAAAATAGTTGGGACTGACAGTCCACTTCCTAACGTGCTCACAGCACAAGACCAACCGCTGCTACTTGCTCTTTTATCTGGGACTGCAGCCGAGAGCTAAAGGGCTTAGAGGGAAGCGCCTGTTTCCCAGAGGGGACCCCACAGGCAGCCTGGCTGCAGGGTGCCCTTTGGGCAACCTCCACCTTCTTGAGCCCAAACCGTCCAGTGCTTTTCACACAAAACAGTAACCCTACTCAGGGATTGGTTtagatggttttatttttatatgaaaccataaatacaaaacaaaaatagtaAACAAGTGCTATAAATTCCTCTTCtcagtgggatgaggttcagGCCTGACCCTGAGCACTTCCTAGTCCTGAAGTTCAGGACTAGGTATTTGCTCTTGGAAAACAAACCCTTGCGAAAAACAACCTAGACTTTTACCCTGAAGCCAGTGAGATCAGTAACAGCGTTCCCTTGGgttgttttttaaagcacagcaaCAAGTAATACTGAAGGATGAGACTAAATATAAGAACATTTTTAACAAACGCCAGTGTTGTTAGGCGCTGACCTGGGTGAAACCTTCCATGATCAAGGAGTTCTGGTAGGATGAGACTGTATCTACCAGCACGCACACAGCGCTGGCTTCTTCCAAGAGGTCTGATTGTGTCAGTGTTTCAGATTTTCATTGTAAgtggatccagccctgctgtgaCACAAAGCTACGTATCAAGAAGTTTGGCTTGTTAAACAAATTTCCCTTCTAAGGTGTGGGTTTCCCTCCCCCTCACCAAGACACacattttggtttgattttaaaTGCCAGCGATGACTGCCCAGAAAGATTCAACCTTCTGGTCAGAGCCTAGAtcctgcagcactgctgaagGCTCTACAgtaagaacacctgcaggtgtGCCAGTCGGTAGGCTTGTTTTGTCAGTCTTGAATTTgagaaaaaagggaatttgGGCTAATAGCTGTTGACTTATTTGCTAGACACAAGAGGGCTGAGTGCAGGTGCAGTGTGTCCGTGGGCTGAGTGACAAATAGAGTTGGACATTATaatttaagataaaaataaagtaaccATGAAACAAATAAAGGCACCAAACCAGGTAACAAGCCAACTTTGGTAGATTTCTTGcaaaatatatgcatttaaatacatttacagTTTACAAGGttacactgtttaaaaaaaaagttgcaacgatgaaatacaaaatatttcattcttgtACCAAAACTATATATCACATCATAACAACAATATtatagcttttatttaaatgtataagAACTGCACCTCTTGATAGAACAAAACTAATTCTAGACATATTGCTCTGCTTTTGTATTGTTTGATGGGCTCAGACCCTGCAAtgtatgtgtttaaaaaaaatgaaagcagttaTCTTCAAAAGGGTAAATCGTGTGCTCAATATTCAGCATCAATACTTGCAGGGGCAAGGCCTTAGTCTCCCATTAAGGTCTGTGAATGCACTGATACTGCTGGGGTTTTACATCTGCTAAGCAAAGCATGAACACAGTCGATGTCAAGCTGTCACAAACCCACAGCTATTGTTAGTTCGTAAGTCTCGGTGTAATCAGAAACTGTTAGGAGTTAATGCTCAGGCTGGGTGTGCGCCGTATCGCTGCGTGGTTGTGAGGGACCCAGGAGATCACAGCATTGGGCTCTGAGGGATACAAACACCATGTTTCCTCACTAACTCTTGGCAGAAATCTCCTTACGGTGATACAGATGCTGCCATGGTGTATAGCAGAATTCTGTGCTGATTTAGAAGTACAAGTAATCCGCAAGGAAGAGTGTCACACAACCCTTAGCCCctcctttaaaaatgtttttccctgCAGTATAAAAGGGAATGATGTAGGCTAGTATTGCATGCTGTGATGAAGTTCAGCAGGTGTTGAGCTCAGAAAATGAGTTAAGTTGCTCAGGGCATGTTCCTTCCAGTCTGCACAGTGTGACCAGGGCAGTATGAAGGAGCCAAGAAGTGTGAGAGCCACAACTTCACAACTCCTGACTCCCCTGTGCAGAGTCTCAGTCAAGATATTTGTGAAAATACCTCCAGCAATTTCTTTGTCTGATTTGTTAAATGAAGGAAAGCACGCGTTAACAAAGTTATGGTTGGAGCCAATCAAGTGCATGTCCGACTGAATATACGATTCAAAACTGGCAGCAAGGGGGGCCCAGCAAGAAGGCCATGAAAGCCATCCGTACCCCGGCCACCAGAATCCAGGGCAATTTTCATGTTCCCAGTCTCCTGTAGTGCAGATGAGAGGATGCAGAGGGATGCCCCACTCGAGCCAGGACACACAGAGATCTTCCAGGTCTCTGAATCCAGTTCTTCAATAATGCTGGCACTGAGTTCATATTCAAgtaaaaacagaacagaagctGATGAAGAAGGGATAAGGAACCTTAAGGGGCAGCCTAGTGTAACCTGCTTTGTATTCCACTAAATGACAACAACTTTCAAAACACATCAACCCACACGCTCCTTAGGAGGGCCTGAAACAAGTGGAGAAAATCAAATACCCTTCCCCAAACAGAAATTTGCCCGCGGGATTAAGGATCAAGGTTAGTGTCAGGGTTTAGACAGAAGCCCTACTTTAGTTGCCTGAAGAGAAGAACAAGCCCCCCTGACCAGTGGAAGTCCAGCAGGCACAGCCAAGATGCAGGATCTCAGGAGAGACAAGGGAGAAGGGACGCTGCTCCTCGGTGACAGCACACACCATCAGCCTGGTCCCAACAGCCTGGCAGTGCCCTGGGAGGCAccggcagcaggagcaggggcagaGTACTCACAGCTCTCACGGTCAGGGTGCTGCGGCGGgggccaggcaggcagcagtggTGGAGCACAGACAGGGcatcccagcagctgcagctctccCAGGCCCCTCGGagccccccatcaccccaaaaGAGTGGTCAGTAACTGGGGCTGCTGCTTCACGGGCTGTTCAGAAGGGTCTCGAGGCAGGAGAGCGCTGCTGCTCACAGAGAGGCTCCCAGTAAAGCTGGCAGCCGTCCATCTGTGCCACCAGGGAGCCAGCCTGCCCGCTCAGACATAGTTCTTCTTGTCGTACTCGCCGTTGGACGTGGGCCGCCGCGGCGCCGAGTACTTGACGGGGAAGGAGGTCTCGTCGCgctgggagcaggagcagcagcagatgagGCAGCCCCCAAAGAGCAGCAGGGCCGTGGCCGCCCAGCCGATGTAGAGCGCGGCCCCCATCTCCCGCTTCTTGGACGACGGCACCGTGGGGTCGTAGAAGTCGCTGATGACGATGTTGGCGAACCAGCAAAGAGGGATAAGGACCAGGACTCCGCAGAGGATGTAGATGGCCCCGCCGGCGATGACGATACGGGATTTCATCTTGCCGGGACGGATGCAGTTGGTGCACTGGGCGCCCACCACGGTGACCATCAaggccaccagccccagcagcgcCACGATGACGGTGAGCGCCCGTCCCGCCTGCACCTCGGCCGGCAGCGCCAGGATGGAGTCGTACACCTTGCACTGCATCTGCCCCGTGCTCTGCACCACGCAGttcatccacagcccttcccagATGGTCTGCGCCACCACGATGTTCACGTCGATGAAGGCCGACACCTGCCACATGGGCAGCCCGCAGGCCAGGATCACCCCGACCCAGCCCAGgatgcccagccccagccccaggatCTCCACCGCCGCCGAGCTCATCCTGCCCCGCTGCTCCCGTGCGGCTGCCCCGCCGGCTCCCCGCGCTCCGCTATTTGAGGAGACGCCGGGCGCCCTCCCACCGCCCGCCCCCGCGCCTGGCCCGGCCCCTCCGCCGGGGGGGAACCCCTCGGGCACCGGCCTTCGTGCCCCCCGGCTGCGGCAGCGGCTCCCGGGAGAGAGCGGGGCTGGAGGCGTCTCCTCCTGGACCGCGGCCGCCGAGCTTTGCCCTTTTAGTGCCGTTAGCCGCGTGTTTCCTATTGCTGATCAAGCTGGGCACTCAGGGAGCTGTGGGTATCCcggtgatcatagaatcatagaatcactagcctggaaaggacccactggatcatcgagtccaaccgttcctatcaatcactaaaccacatccctgagcacctcatccaagAGGATGCGTGTCTGGCCTCTGCCAGCCTGGGAGAAGCTATTTGGGTGCCCAGCTGCGTCCTGctggctttctgagctgcaagttCAAGCACTGGGGTTGATGTATGGCCAGAGCATCGTTTCCCAAAACGGAATGTGCTGACATCCTTCTCTGGCACGCTGAGATGGCAAAGAGTAAGCAAGCACCACCCTAAACATGGAACAGATTCGACTAC from Phaenicophaeus curvirostris isolate KB17595 chromosome 17, BPBGC_Pcur_1.0, whole genome shotgun sequence includes these protein-coding regions:
- the CLDN5 gene encoding claudin-5 — translated: MSSAAVEILGLGLGILGWVGVILACGLPMWQVSAFIDVNIVVAQTIWEGLWMNCVVQSTGQMQCKVYDSILALPAEVQAGRALTVIVALLGLVALMVTVVGAQCTNCIRPGKMKSRIVIAGGAIYILCGVLVLIPLCWFANIVISDFYDPTVPSSKKREMGAALYIGWAATALLLFGGCLICCCSCSQRDETSFPVKYSAPRRPTSNGEYDKKNYV